The Oncorhynchus gorbuscha isolate QuinsamMale2020 ecotype Even-year unplaced genomic scaffold, OgorEven_v1.0 Un_scaffold_1741, whole genome shotgun sequence genome has a window encoding:
- the LOC124023966 gene encoding LOW QUALITY PROTEIN: probable glycosidase CRH1 (The sequence of the model RefSeq protein was modified relative to this genomic sequence to represent the inferred CDS: substituted 2 bases at 2 genomic stop codons) has protein sequence SSSSSSSQSASXSFSSXSSSSVSSSISSSSLPSSSTLLTPSTLLTPSTSPLPSPSTLPPPST, from the exons tcctcctcctcttcctcatcccaaTCAGCTTCATAATCATTCTCTTCATGATCCTCCTCCTCCGTTTCTTCCTCAATATCCTCCTCTTCATTACCATCGTCATCAACATTACTTAccccatcaaca TTACTTACCCCATCAACATCACCATTACCTTCACCATCAACATTACCTCCCCCATCAACA